ctgagccacccaggcacccctcacatatCATTTTATTAAACCACTGCCTGGAAAATACACAGAACCAGATACATTTATGAATAAATCAGGTAATCCAGGATACAATTTTATGTTACCAAACTAACAAAGaagcatgtaaaataaataaCGTCCCgaagtttgcttgggattctctctctctctctctctctctctctctctctctctgccttaatctctgcccctcccctgctctcctctgtgtgtgtgtctctctccctctctcaaaaataaacatttaaaaaaatttgtaataaataattaagatatataaatatatatttcaaaagttttcgagttatttcttttccttctccctctcccctccaaaaaaatttCCCTGCATTACTTCCAGAGCTCAGGGATTTTTACATCCTTACACGTAACTGGGGCCCCTGACGTAACCCATTGGGCAGAGCAGGATTCCcaactttctccctttctcatgGCTTTTCCTCACCTCCTCACCGTCCCTCAGGGCTTCTTCCGTCGGACGATCCGCATGAAGCTGGAATATGAGAAGTGTGAGCGGATCTGCAAGATCCAGAAGAAGAACCGCAACAAGTGCCAGTATTGTCGCTTCCAGAAATGTGTGGCCCTGGGCATGTCGCATAATGGTGAGAGCCGACCCGGGCAAGGCACAGGGGGTGCTGGCTCCCTCCACACAGCCTGGAACCAGGCTCCCGGGAGCCCAGAAAGGGAGTGCCctcagagcagtgcctggcacgcagCAGGCACTGCACACGTGTCACAGTACCCGCCGGCCTAAGACCTGCCTTCCCCAGGCTGCTCAGCGCCCACATGGGTCTCGGGTCCCGGGTCCCGGGTCCTGGGTCTCGGGCAGTCACCACCTCTCAGTACCTGAGGCTTAGCCTCTGTGGCCCAGAAGGGAACTGGGAACGGACCCCAGCTCCAGTAGTGTTGGAAACATCACTCCTAGAACCTCAAGCCTGTCTCAGATGGCCTGACAGAGTGTGAAAAGCCACTGCCAAAGCCTGGGATCACCTCAGCCCTTCTTGGTTATTGAAGGCAGGCAGGAGCCAGCAAGTGACCATATGTGTCAGCTGCCAGAAGCCAGGCTGGAATTTCCTGGAGGCCGGCCACTCCTGGGAGTCAGAGCCTGCCCTGCACGCCAGGCCTCCCTCAGTCTTGTCTTCAGACCCCATACAGTAGGATTTTGCGGCCCACCTGCCCCCTCTTTGCCTATCTGGGTCACCCACCCCCAGGGGACAAGGGGGAGCCTTCTTGTTTAAAGGTCTTCACCCACAGCTACCCTCTCTTACATTTTAGATGGTGGCAGGACCCAAGCCCTCCATCTGAAACATTTCCTAGGTGCTGGGGCCTGACACGTCTGGGGTTTGATCCCTCCCCTCAGTCTGTAAATGCCTGGGCTCCATTGCTTGGGTGGGCTGAGCGGATTTCTTAGGAGATCCCAGGGCCAACTCCATTCTTCTCACCTTTTCTTTTAGAGAAGCCAGATTTGTATCCTGTTCCATCACTAATGACTAGTTTTTGAGTGCTTACCGTGTGAACATTcttatttaattgttttgaagCTGCCTTCTTAGCACAGCGGGCAGCGCGTCAGTCTCACGACTGTTTTGACAATCCAGTGAGGTTGAAGTATTGGCCCATTTTTCTTATGAATAAAGGTGAAATAGCCTGCCTTAAGTCACATGGCTAGTAAGCTGCCAAGCTGGAACTCGAGTACAGGCCTTTGACACCAGAGACCGTCTTCCTACCTGTCACACTGCACCGCCTTCCAGCCACAGTGGCTCAGTCAactccatgagttagagcccttgtgtgccaggcactgtgaacAAGACAGAATCCCTGTCCCCTCGGAGCTTACATTCCGGAGGAGTTCCCCAACATGTCCAACGTTGTGGCTCTAGAGCTTCTGAGGGTCCTGAGGTCAAAAAGTATGTTTCCATTTTGACCCATGTAGCTGTAGTGGGACAAGGAGGTCAGAGGTGCTAGCCCCTGCCTGGGCTCCTCGATgacctctccctcacccccaccccacaataCAGCCATTCGCTTTGGCCGGATGCCAGAGGCCGAGAAGAGGAAGCTGGTGGCAGGGCTGACAGCAAGCGAGGGGAATCAGCACAACCCGCAGGTGGCCGACCTGAAGGCCTTCTCCAAGCACATCTACAACGCCTACCTGAAAAACTTCAACATGACCAAAAAGAAGGCCCGCGGCATCCTCACCGGCAAGGCCAGTCACACGGCGGTGAGTGTCACTGCTCGGCCTGGCGGTCGCAGGCTCTGGGCCCTGCTGCCACCTGCCTGACTTCTGGGAGAACcgggcctcctccctcccctaacTTCATGGTACAGGCAGGGGGTCTGGGGAGCATACGGGCGGGGGTCCCCCAAGGCCTGGCCTCTAACGGGGCCTGGTTTTCAGCCCTTTGTGATCCACGACATCGAGACATTGTGGCAAGCAGAGAAGGGCCTGGTGTGGAAGCAGCTGGTGAACGGCCTGCCACCCTACAAGGAGATCAGCGTGCATGTCTTCTACCGCTGCCAGTGCACCACAGTAGAGACTGTGCGTGAGCTCACCGAGTTCGCCAAGAGCATACCCAGCTTCAGCAACCTCTTCCTCAACGACCAGGTGACACTTCTCAAGTATGGTGTGCATGAGGCCATCTTTGCCATGCTGGCCTCCATTGTCAACAAGGACGGGTTGCTGGTGGCCAACGGCACTGGTTTTGTCACCCGTGAGTTCCTGCGAAGCCTCCGAAAGCCCTTCAGTGACATCATCGAGCCCAAGTTTGAGTTTGCTGTCAAGTTCAATGCCCTGGAACTTGATGACAGTGACCTGGCTCTCTTCATTGCGGCCATCATTCTTTGTGGAGGTAAGTGAGGGTGGGGCAGGTAGGCCTGCCCCACACACCCAGCCCTTCTGGGGGTTGGGCCCTCACTGCAGGGCGCCAAGCCTAAGCTGGAGCAGCATGGGGAAGTGTCCATGTGATGATGGCAGTGGAACACACGAGGCACTAACTGTACGTGGAGGACCGGCTCTGTCTTAtagatggagaggagagaaaaaagactgaaaaggaaTGTGCCAATATGTTAATgggaattatttcctttttttttttgaagtttatgtatttactttgagagagagaaagagaacgagcgggtcggggcagagagagagagagagagagagagagagagagaaccccaagcaggctcggtgctgtcagtgtggagcccgatgcgaggctcgaactcacgaaccatgagatcatgacctgagccaaaatcaagagttggacgcttaaccgactgggccacccaggtgccccttaatgggGATTATTTCTGATGGTAGAGAAATTTTCCATCCTTGGCCTGCGTTTTTCAGATTCCAATACAATAGATACAGTACTCATGCTAACAGTGCCACAGAACTTACTtcatgccaggtactgttctgtTTCCTAGAGTataactcatttgatcctcacaacaaccctgtgcaGAAGGTGCTTctgttaccccattttacaggtgaggaaactgaagtcagAGAGGCTGAGTGGCCTGCCCATAGCCTCATCGCTAGTCTGTGGTAGCGATGGGAGTTGAATCCAGGCAGCGAGTCTCTTAACCCTGATAGGATACTGcctttttcagaagaaaaaacaaaaaagcaaaggagatGGGCCAGGACCCGGGGTGGAGACACTAGAATACTCAGTGGGGCAGTCACCGACAGGCCAGGGCTTGGGTCCATCACAGCAATAGGTCTGCTGTCCCCCGGGCCGAGTCACCCACACAGGGTAGGGTAGGGGTAAGGGAGCTCCTCTGACCCCGTTATGTCCCCATGCatgcctgccccctcccacacctcTGCCCTGTGTCCCCACAGACCGGCCAGGCCTCATAAACGTTCCCCAGGTGGAGGCCATCCAGGACACCATCCTGCGTGCCCTCGAGTTCCACCTGCAGGCCAACCACCCCTACGCCCAGTACCTCTTCCCCAAGCTGCTGCAGAAGATGGCCGACCTGCGGCAGCTGGTCACCGAGCACGCCCAGATGATGCAGCGCATCAAGAAGACCGAGACGGAGACCTCACTGCACCCGCTGCTCCAGGAGATCTACAAGGACATGTACTGAGGGTGTGCGCCTGGGGCCTCCAGGGGCAGGCGGACAGAGCAGGGATAGGCACCACCCACGGGACTTTTCCGGAGAGCAGCCCTGAACGCAGCCCTGAGCGCCGGCGCCGCTTGGCATCACACCGCGCCCGGAGCCGCACCGGGAGCCGTGGAATCCCATCCTGCGCTCAGACACGCAGTCTCTCgcccctgctctgctccctgCGCTCCCTTCTTCCTCGTGCTCGGTCTCAGTCCctctttcttctctaatttccttgcgctccctctcttcctttctctctgtaggtttgcctcttcctcactccctccctccccttctctctccccatccctgtgTCTGTCCCTCCTTTTGTGAGACAGTTTGTGTTACTTCACCAGCAGCATGGAACGGGTCCTCTGCCTTTGTCCGCCCCGTCCCCTGTCCCCCAAGGAGCAGGAGGAATGGGCCTGCCCTCTGTACCAACAGTCACCTGCAGGGGTAGGGGCCTCACTTCTCCTGTCTTCACAGCAAAGGATTTGGGCCATCCAAAGAAACACTAAGTTCTCTGGGCCAGGCTTCCTGGGGAAGCCACGCAGGGCCTGGGCTGACTGCAGCAATAGCCCGAGTCACCGAGTCACTCCCCCAGACTATCACCGCCCTCCCCTACCCAGCCAACCCCTCTCCAGCAGCACGTCCCAGCCCCACTGATACCAATGccctctctgttcttcttttcACCAGTCTTCCAGGTCAGTGTCACTGATGGTCCCCTGCGCTGGCCGCTGGGGGACACCCCCAGCCTGGAAGGAGGTGGGCGTCCCTCCAGGTGGGACCCCCACTGAAGAGAAGCAAGCCTCGAGGGAGGCAGAGGTTGGCAGGGAAGGCAGCAGGCGGTGTACTTAATTCTGACCCCAGGCCTTGGTGTCATCGGCACCCATCCCCCCCTACTCCCACTCTGCAGCAGCCACTGACCATGACTCCTATTTCTCCACTCAGTGCCAGGACCCGGCCTCAGATGCATCCAGGAGCCCAGCTGAAGCCCacgcccccccacacacactccctgGAGCTGCCACTCCACACACACAAGCACTGACTCACTTTACCTGGTTCCACACCCTGGTTCCCTTTACCTGGTTCCCTGAGACAGATGGGCTAGAGGGGCCTACAGGCAGATGGGCAGAGCTGGGCCAGATCCCTTGGTGGCCAGGGGTCAGCTGAGCCAGCCCAGCACCTGCTCACGTGTGACTGCTCAGTGTGACGTCCATTCGTCCCAACAGTTCTGCCGCCTTCCCCTTCCCGTGTTTGGCCCAGCTGGTCACTGACCCTGTGCAGCTTCTGGTGACCAGAGACCTTGCCAGGCCCAGTCCCGCTCCTCCCACGTGAAGCACTAAGCCTGGGAAGAGGGGCTGAAGCCCAGCTTGGATGCTGTGTCTGAGCAGGAAGGCCGAGAGCCCACCCAGGCTGCTTCTCCAGGAAAGAGACTGGCCTGGAAGGGCGAGGGACTTGGTGAGGGTCTATGAGAAAGGTTGGGGAAGGCCTGAGGCCAGAGCCCAGGCTTCCTGGGTCCCGTCCATCTGCCCCTGCCTTCCATGCCCTGAGCTCATTCTCTACTGACAAGAtacttccctctcccacccc
The sequence above is a segment of the Prionailurus bengalensis isolate Pbe53 chromosome B2, Fcat_Pben_1.1_paternal_pri, whole genome shotgun sequence genome. Coding sequences within it:
- the PPARD gene encoding peroxisome proliferator-activated receptor delta isoform X1, which codes for MEQPPGEAPEVRQEEEKKEVAEAEGGPELNGGPERSLPSSSYTGSVHLPWPQSWQRVKPPLCCVSADLSQSSSPPSLLDQLQMGCDGASCGSLNMECRVCGDKASGFHYGVHACEGCKGFFRRTIRMKLEYEKCERICKIQKKNRNKCQYCRFQKCVALGMSHNAIRFGRMPEAEKRKLVAGLTASEGNQHNPQVADLKAFSKHIYNAYLKNFNMTKKKARGILTGKASHTAPFVIHDIETLWQAEKGLVWKQLVNGLPPYKEISVHVFYRCQCTTVETVRELTEFAKSIPSFSNLFLNDQVTLLKYGVHEAIFAMLASIVNKDGLLVANGTGFVTREFLRSLRKPFSDIIEPKFEFAVKFNALELDDSDLALFIAAIILCGDRPGLINVPQVEAIQDTILRALEFHLQANHPYAQYLFPKLLQKMADLRQLVTEHAQMMQRIKKTETETSLHPLLQEIYKDMY
- the PPARD gene encoding peroxisome proliferator-activated receptor delta isoform X3; protein product: MTGPAGVAPRGNQPWSSHQGKPLRSGKRRRKRKWQRQKEAQNSTEDQSARFLPAAIQGFFRRTIRMKLEYEKCERICKIQKKNRNKCQYCRFQKCVALGMSHNAIRFGRMPEAEKRKLVAGLTASEGNQHNPQVADLKAFSKHIYNAYLKNFNMTKKKARGILTGKASHTAPFVIHDIETLWQAEKGLVWKQLVNGLPPYKEISVHVFYRCQCTTVETVRELTEFAKSIPSFSNLFLNDQVTLLKYGVHEAIFAMLASIVNKDGLLVANGTGFVTREFLRSLRKPFSDIIEPKFEFAVKFNALELDDSDLALFIAAIILCGDRPGLINVPQVEAIQDTILRALEFHLQANHPYAQYLFPKLLQKMADLRQLVTEHAQMMQRIKKTETETSLHPLLQEIYKDMY
- the PPARD gene encoding peroxisome proliferator-activated receptor delta isoform X2, encoding MEQPPGEAPEVRQEEEKKEVAEAEGGPELNGGPERSLPSSSYTDLSQSSSPPSLLDQLQMGCDGASCGSLNMECRVCGDKASGFHYGVHACEGCKGFFRRTIRMKLEYEKCERICKIQKKNRNKCQYCRFQKCVALGMSHNAIRFGRMPEAEKRKLVAGLTASEGNQHNPQVADLKAFSKHIYNAYLKNFNMTKKKARGILTGKASHTAPFVIHDIETLWQAEKGLVWKQLVNGLPPYKEISVHVFYRCQCTTVETVRELTEFAKSIPSFSNLFLNDQVTLLKYGVHEAIFAMLASIVNKDGLLVANGTGFVTREFLRSLRKPFSDIIEPKFEFAVKFNALELDDSDLALFIAAIILCGDRPGLINVPQVEAIQDTILRALEFHLQANHPYAQYLFPKLLQKMADLRQLVTEHAQMMQRIKKTETETSLHPLLQEIYKDMY